Proteins encoded together in one Polaribacter reichenbachii window:
- a CDS encoding peptidoglycan-binding domain-containing protein has product MKQIIIFLLLIIVAIIGYGKYSQYKRYNSPEVNYVSDKKIDKTYHNKELLYNYYAAIEELDSYVMLQWSANNIDVRTPEDDNEETKSAVKNYAKKLAKVNYYEAILTNSTKLKEQGLSNKEIKFLEEKGIDLDSYTKKIKNSKIKSLYNSNLKLYNGSKNAIIYEVQKELNKKGHKIQIDGVYRIETLNAIKKFEEENNLLADGLLDELTIELMFQ; this is encoded by the coding sequence ATGAAACAAATTATTATTTTTTTACTTTTAATAATAGTAGCAATTATTGGCTATGGAAAATATAGTCAGTATAAAAGATACAACTCGCCTGAAGTTAATTATGTAAGCGATAAAAAAATTGATAAAACGTATCATAATAAGGAGCTTTTATATAATTATTACGCAGCTATTGAAGAGCTAGACAGCTATGTTATGTTACAATGGTCTGCAAATAATATTGATGTTAGAACACCTGAAGATGATAATGAAGAAACTAAATCTGCCGTAAAAAATTATGCTAAAAAATTAGCTAAAGTTAATTATTATGAAGCTATACTTACGAATTCTACTAAATTAAAAGAGCAAGGATTATCGAATAAAGAAATTAAATTTTTAGAAGAAAAAGGAATTGATTTAGATTCTTACACTAAAAAAATAAAGAATTCTAAAATTAAAAGTCTTTATAACTCAAATTTAAAATTATACAATGGTTCTAAAAATGCTATAATTTACGAAGTACAAAAAGAATTGAATAAAAAAGGACATAAAATTCAAATTGATGGTGTTTACAGAATCGAAACATTAAATGCAATCAAAAAATTTGAAGAAGAAAATAACCTTTTGGCTGATGGTTTATTAGACGAATTGACAATTGAATTAATGTTTCAATAA
- a CDS encoding AMP-binding protein, protein MKLEQNKFHKNFKLNGVSFSSVDEILSFSKSVSDDIHLFLQNWFSDEKVIIVKTSGSTGTPKSIQLKKELMVNSAKATGNYFNLPQYTKALLCLPIVYIAGKMMLIRGITLGWHLDVIESTSNPLEKISKEYDFSAMVPLQVENSLSKLNLIKQLIVGGGVVSNTLQTKLQALNTKIFATYGMTETITHIAVKKLNNFSNQNSNLVENLYYETLPNVTIYRDERNCLVIEAPKVSEEIIFTNDVVQLISDKHFNWLGRFDNVINSGGVKLHLEKIEEKLSKIITNRFFVTGIYDEILGEKLVLIIEGNKQEISLKNSSLSKFEKPKEIYFIDNFKETETGKIQRKRTIQQIVSN, encoded by the coding sequence ATGAAATTGGAGCAGAATAAATTTCATAAGAATTTTAAATTAAATGGAGTTTCATTTTCTTCTGTAGATGAAATTTTGAGCTTTTCTAAAAGTGTTTCTGATGATATACATTTGTTTTTACAAAACTGGTTTTCTGATGAAAAAGTAATTATTGTAAAAACTTCGGGTTCTACAGGTACTCCTAAATCAATTCAGCTAAAAAAAGAGTTGATGGTAAATTCTGCAAAAGCAACAGGGAATTATTTTAATTTACCCCAATACACAAAAGCACTTTTATGTTTACCAATAGTTTATATAGCTGGTAAAATGATGCTGATAAGAGGCATTACTTTAGGTTGGCATTTAGATGTTATAGAATCAACTTCAAATCCATTAGAAAAAATCAGTAAAGAATATGATTTTTCTGCAATGGTACCTTTACAGGTAGAAAATTCGCTTTCTAAATTAAATTTAATAAAACAATTAATTGTTGGTGGTGGAGTAGTATCAAACACATTGCAAACCAAATTACAAGCTTTAAATACAAAGATTTTTGCAACTTACGGAATGACAGAAACTATAACTCATATTGCTGTTAAAAAGCTAAATAATTTTTCAAATCAGAATTCTAATTTAGTAGAAAACCTATATTACGAAACTTTACCAAACGTAACTATTTATAGGGATGAACGTAATTGTTTGGTAATTGAAGCACCAAAAGTATCCGAAGAAATTATTTTTACGAATGATGTTGTTCAGCTAATTTCTGATAAACATTTTAATTGGTTAGGCCGTTTTGATAATGTAATTAATTCTGGTGGCGTAAAATTACATCTAGAGAAAATAGAAGAAAAGTTATCTAAAATAATTACAAATCGTTTTTTTGTAACTGGTATTTATGATGAAATTTTAGGTGAAAAATTAGTTCTAATTATTGAAGGAAATAAGCAAGAAATTAGTTTAAAAAATAGCTCACTTTCAAAATTTGAAAAACCAAAAGAAATTTATTTTATCGATAATTTTAAAGAAACAGAAACAGGTAAAATTCAAAGAAAACGAACAATTCAACAAATTGTATCAAATTAA
- a CDS encoding CPBP family intramembrane glutamic endopeptidase, producing the protein MNYIQQGYTGKLGMWKYLIIPILFFGLMALNFLAIWLLDLDVEKIMKVEIAKKGANRFLIESLAQFAVGLLALLIWVKFIHKQTITSLTTSRKKVDWKRVFFAFFLWGSITTIFLVIDYKMSPEDYQWNFDIDKFLNLALIAVLLIPLQTSFEEYFFRGYLMQGIGMVTKNRWFPLISTSLVFGLLHIANPEVGKLGYGILVYYIGTGFFLGIITLMDEGLELALGFHAANNLLTALLVTADYTVFQTDSILIDLSEPVLGIDVFVPVFVIFPILMFIFAKVYKWQDWKEKLTGKIEKSINLQENYRVLDEIGAE; encoded by the coding sequence ATGAACTACATACAACAAGGATATACAGGAAAATTAGGAATGTGGAAATACTTAATTATTCCGATTTTATTTTTTGGATTAATGGCATTAAATTTTTTAGCAATTTGGCTTTTAGATTTAGATGTAGAAAAAATAATGAAAGTAGAAATCGCTAAAAAAGGCGCAAATCGATTTTTGATTGAAAGCTTAGCACAGTTTGCTGTAGGTTTACTAGCGCTTTTAATTTGGGTGAAATTTATACACAAACAGACCATTACTTCTTTAACAACTTCAAGAAAAAAAGTAGACTGGAAAAGAGTGTTTTTTGCCTTTTTTTTATGGGGAAGTATTACAACTATTTTCTTAGTAATTGATTATAAAATGTCTCCAGAAGATTATCAATGGAACTTTGATATTGATAAATTTTTAAATTTAGCATTAATTGCTGTGCTTTTAATTCCGTTACAAACTAGTTTCGAGGAATATTTTTTTAGAGGATATTTAATGCAAGGAATTGGTATGGTTACTAAAAATAGATGGTTTCCATTAATTTCTACTTCACTGGTTTTTGGTTTGTTACACATTGCAAATCCTGAAGTTGGTAAATTGGGTTACGGAATTTTAGTCTATTATATTGGTACAGGTTTTTTCTTAGGTATTATAACTTTAATGGACGAAGGTTTAGAATTGGCCTTGGGTTTTCACGCAGCAAATAATTTATTAACTGCTTTGTTGGTTACTGCAGATTACACTGTTTTTCAAACAGATTCTATTTTAATAGATCTTTCTGAGCCAGTTTTAGGTATTGATGTTTTTGTGCCGGTTTTTGTAATTTTCCCTATCTTAATGTTCATTTTTGCTAAGGTTTATAAATGGCAAGATTGGAAAGAAAAACTAACTGGTAAAATAGAAAAATCAATTAATTTACAAGAGAATTATAGAGTTTTAGATGAAATTGGAGCAGAATAA
- a CDS encoding o-succinylbenzoate synthase, with protein MIKANYKKYILNFKNPSGTSRGILRTKETWFIILQENNKTGIGETGLFRGLSIDDVPNYEEKLIWVCNNIHLGLDKLLSELIEFPSIQFGLEQAFLSLKSDDKFEIFPSEFTKGNKAISINGLIWMGEKSFMKNQIKEKLKTGFSCIKMKIGAIDFNAEIELLKSIRKEFSADEIELRVDANGAFNPANALEKLNRLSELEIHSIEQPIQQGQFSEMAKLCQKTPLPIALDEELIGVFSSEEKKKIIKEINPQYIILKPSLVGGFAGSTEWIKLAEENNSGWWITSALESNIGLNAIAQFTYSLQNNLPQGLGTGGLFTNNFNSPLEVKNGTLQYNPTLHWDFNLVEYNI; from the coding sequence TTGATAAAAGCCAACTACAAAAAATACATTCTAAATTTTAAAAATCCAAGTGGAACTTCTCGTGGAATTTTAAGAACCAAAGAAACTTGGTTTATCATTTTACAAGAAAATAACAAAACCGGAATTGGAGAAACAGGCCTTTTTAGAGGATTAAGTATAGATGATGTGCCTAATTACGAAGAAAAACTAATTTGGGTTTGTAATAACATACATTTGGGTTTAGATAAATTATTATCTGAACTCATTGAGTTCCCATCCATTCAATTTGGTTTAGAACAAGCTTTTTTATCCTTAAAAAGTGATGATAAGTTCGAGATTTTTCCATCAGAATTTACCAAAGGAAATAAAGCAATTTCTATAAATGGCTTAATTTGGATGGGCGAAAAGTCATTTATGAAAAATCAGATTAAAGAGAAATTAAAAACTGGTTTTTCTTGTATTAAAATGAAAATTGGTGCTATTGATTTTAATGCTGAAATTGAATTATTAAAATCAATTAGAAAAGAGTTTTCTGCGGATGAAATTGAGTTAAGAGTAGATGCAAATGGAGCTTTTAATCCTGCAAATGCGTTAGAAAAACTAAATAGATTATCAGAATTAGAAATTCATTCTATAGAGCAACCTATTCAACAAGGTCAGTTTTCAGAAATGGCTAAACTTTGCCAAAAAACACCTTTGCCAATTGCTTTAGACGAAGAGTTAATTGGAGTGTTTTCATCCGAAGAAAAAAAGAAAATAATTAAAGAAATTAATCCGCAATATATTATTTTAAAACCAAGTTTAGTTGGTGGTTTTGCTGGTAGTACAGAATGGATTAAATTAGCAGAAGAAAATAATTCTGGCTGGTGGATTACTTCTGCATTAGAAAGTAATATTGGGTTAAATGCAATTGCTCAATTTACATATTCATTGCAAAATAATTTGCCTCAAGGTTTGGGTACAGGTGGTTTGTTTACCAACAATTTTAATAGCCCTCTAGAAGTTAAAAACGGAACATTACAATACAACCCAACTTTGCATTGGGATTTTAATTTAGTTGAATACAATATTTAG
- a CDS encoding SRPBCC family protein produces MKTIKIILGIITAITIVFFATGLFVKETNYTAEVSVNKPIEEVFVTFNKQENLKNWIPEIKSFEVVNETIGKTGSTYKMVVENQGQEIVMTEKVLAYVPNEKVTIFFDAENMLKTDDYVFTSNGNKTTITLNSSCKSDSYIMACMFPYFKGTFKKQDQGYLNNFKEFVEKQ; encoded by the coding sequence ATGAAGACAATAAAAATAATTTTAGGAATTATTACAGCCATAACCATTGTGTTTTTTGCAACAGGTTTATTTGTGAAAGAAACCAATTATACAGCAGAAGTTTCTGTAAATAAGCCAATTGAAGAAGTGTTTGTGACTTTTAACAAACAAGAAAATCTTAAAAATTGGATTCCAGAGATAAAATCTTTCGAAGTAGTTAACGAGACTATTGGTAAAACTGGAAGTACTTATAAAATGGTTGTTGAAAATCAAGGACAAGAAATAGTAATGACCGAAAAGGTTTTGGCTTATGTACCCAACGAAAAAGTTACTATCTTTTTCGATGCTGAAAATATGCTAAAAACAGACGATTATGTTTTTACTTCTAATGGTAACAAAACCACAATTACATTAAATTCTAGTTGTAAAAGTGATTCTTATATTATGGCTTGTATGTTTCCTTATTTTAAAGGTACTTTTAAAAAACAAGACCAAGGTTACTTAAATAATTTTAAAGAATTTGTAGAAAAACAATAA
- a CDS encoding metal-dependent hydrolase, with protein MNIQFLGHSCFSIQINDVTILVDPFISGNSLASHIDIATLKADYILLTHAHQDHVLDVEVIAERTKAVIVSNYEIAMYYGAKDLNVFALNHGGTFKADEFSAKYVNAIHTSSFADGTYGGEPGGFVLSSKEKNIYIAGDTALTMDMKLIPMSFTLDAAILPIGDTFTMGVEDAILASDLVACNTIIGCHFNTFPPIEIDVNEAKDKFLSKEKELIILEIGEDKNV; from the coding sequence ATGAATATTCAATTTTTAGGTCATTCTTGTTTTTCTATACAAATAAATGATGTAACAATTCTTGTAGATCCTTTTATTTCTGGCAATTCATTAGCTTCTCATATAGATATCGCTACGTTAAAAGCAGATTATATTTTGCTAACGCACGCGCATCAAGATCACGTTTTAGATGTAGAAGTAATTGCAGAAAGAACAAAAGCTGTAATTGTATCTAATTATGAAATTGCAATGTATTATGGAGCCAAAGATTTAAATGTATTTGCCTTAAATCACGGAGGTACTTTTAAAGCAGATGAATTTTCGGCTAAATATGTAAATGCTATTCATACTTCTTCTTTTGCTGATGGTACTTATGGAGGAGAACCTGGTGGTTTTGTATTATCATCTAAAGAGAAAAACATCTATATTGCTGGTGATACAGCTTTAACTATGGATATGAAATTAATACCAATGTCGTTTACATTAGATGCTGCTATTTTACCAATTGGAGACACTTTTACAATGGGGGTAGAAGATGCAATTTTAGCAAGTGATTTAGTAGCTTGTAATACAATAATTGGGTGTCATTTTAATACATTTCCTCCAATTGAAATTGATGTAAATGAAGCAAAAGATAAATTTTTATCAAAAGAAAAAGAATTAATTATTTTAGAAATAGGAGAGGATAAAAACGTTTAA
- the menA gene encoding 1,4-dihydroxy-2-naphthoate octaprenyltransferase, protein MDVKSFIKAARLRTLPLSVSGIIVGSYLGVAYLNSISTASVKIVVWLTPTFWLAILTTIGFQVLSNFANDYGDGVKGSDKNRTGEARMVSSGAITPRQMKTAMIITTIITLIIAILLIYVSFGSENFGYSILFFVLGIASITAAIKYTVGNSAYGYSGFGDVFVFIFFGLLSVVGSYFLFTKCINFQIFLPAISIGLLSTAVLNLNNLRDREEDKKNNKNTLVVKLGTEKAKKYHYFLIFGALISALIFVFLNFESVYQFVFLMAFIPLIKNVKTVAENKIPAELDKELKKVALSTFLFAILFGITNTFF, encoded by the coding sequence ATGGATGTAAAAAGTTTTATAAAAGCAGCTCGTTTAAGAACTTTACCATTATCAGTTTCAGGAATTATTGTTGGGAGTTATTTAGGAGTTGCTTATTTAAATTCTATTTCAACAGCTAGTGTTAAAATCGTTGTTTGGTTAACACCAACTTTCTGGCTAGCAATTCTAACTACAATTGGTTTTCAAGTATTATCAAATTTTGCAAATGATTATGGTGATGGAGTAAAAGGTTCAGACAAAAACAGAACAGGAGAAGCAAGAATGGTTTCATCAGGAGCAATAACTCCTAGGCAAATGAAAACAGCAATGATAATCACAACAATTATCACTTTAATAATTGCAATTTTATTGATATACGTTTCTTTTGGAAGCGAAAATTTTGGGTACTCTATTTTATTTTTCGTGCTTGGTATTGCCTCAATAACAGCAGCAATTAAATATACAGTTGGTAATTCAGCTTATGGTTATTCTGGTTTTGGTGATGTTTTTGTGTTTATTTTCTTCGGATTATTAAGTGTTGTGGGGTCGTATTTTTTATTTACAAAATGTATCAATTTTCAGATATTTTTACCAGCAATTTCAATTGGTTTATTAAGTACAGCTGTTTTAAATTTAAATAATTTAAGAGATAGAGAAGAAGATAAAAAGAATAATAAAAATACTTTAGTGGTTAAATTAGGAACTGAAAAAGCAAAAAAATATCATTATTTTTTAATTTTCGGAGCTTTAATATCAGCATTAATTTTTGTCTTTTTAAATTTTGAGTCTGTGTATCAATTTGTATTTTTAATGGCTTTTATTCCGTTAATTAAAAATGTAAAAACGGTAGCAGAAAATAAAATTCCTGCAGAATTAGATAAAGAATTAAAAAAAGTAGCACTAAGTACTTTTTTATTTGCAATTCTTTTCGGAATTACAAATACATTTTTTTAA
- a CDS encoding PH domain-containing protein, with amino-acid sequence MNNSFDFSSFSKQSPKGIFVIYIALIYKVLKATWLLLIIVFKDFSKISSFNVNYIYAGFVFILLFLLVRAFLIYKNFQFKIKDDHFILNQGILKKTNTAIPFHRIQNINFKQNLIQQIINVYQVSIETAGTSKTEISIKALSLEKAIALKEIITKNKEFNTESKSESEIEPLLNIGFKELFKVSLTENHLQNLFLFLALLIGFFQQLQQFTDSIGKTETLDGFIKENTNALTVSVFLIFILLIALVVIALITSFVRVFLVHFNLKVYLKENAFEINQGLFTKKSIVLKKGKVQNIRISTNPLKRLIGISFVTFKQAVSGKTNNKKKEKLIRIVGCKKDQIEIIKNSLFHFADVERIDKKHPDNYYKRRIFMFTFLFLIVIYTALYLIFSHFEIFYSVLVVIPIVVFLVFKKVKKRFYKISDSMLLVGKGLLETHHTYLEIFKVQNIKMKQTIFQKRSNVADLILQTASGKIKIPCINYMDAVKIYNHTLYKVETTHKEWM; translated from the coding sequence ATGAATAATTCTTTTGATTTTTCTTCTTTTTCTAAACAATCTCCAAAAGGGATTTTTGTAATCTACATTGCACTTATTTATAAGGTTTTAAAAGCTACTTGGTTATTATTAATTATTGTTTTTAAGGATTTTTCTAAAATATCAAGTTTTAATGTAAACTACATTTATGCTGGTTTTGTTTTCATTTTGCTTTTTTTACTGGTGAGAGCCTTTTTAATTTATAAGAATTTTCAGTTTAAAATTAAAGACGATCATTTTATACTAAATCAAGGTATTCTAAAAAAGACAAATACAGCCATTCCTTTTCATAGAATTCAAAATATAAATTTTAAGCAAAATTTAATTCAGCAAATTATTAATGTTTATCAAGTTAGTATAGAAACAGCTGGTACCAGTAAAACTGAAATTTCTATTAAAGCGCTTTCTTTAGAAAAGGCAATAGCTTTAAAAGAAATTATCACTAAAAACAAGGAGTTTAATACAGAAAGTAAATCAGAATCAGAAATAGAACCATTATTAAATATTGGTTTCAAAGAACTGTTTAAAGTAAGTTTAACCGAAAATCATTTGCAAAATTTGTTTTTGTTTTTAGCTCTTCTGATTGGTTTTTTTCAACAACTACAGCAATTTACAGATAGTATTGGCAAAACAGAAACCTTAGATGGTTTTATAAAAGAAAACACAAATGCACTTACTGTAAGTGTATTTTTAATATTTATACTATTAATTGCACTAGTTGTAATTGCATTAATAACTTCTTTTGTAAGAGTATTCTTGGTGCATTTTAATTTAAAAGTGTATCTAAAAGAGAACGCTTTCGAAATTAATCAAGGGTTATTTACTAAGAAATCTATTGTTTTAAAAAAGGGGAAAGTTCAGAATATAAGAATATCAACAAATCCTTTAAAACGACTCATAGGCATTTCTTTTGTTACTTTTAAGCAAGCTGTAAGTGGTAAGACAAATAACAAAAAGAAAGAAAAATTAATACGCATTGTTGGTTGTAAAAAAGATCAAATTGAAATTATAAAAAATAGTTTATTTCATTTTGCTGATGTAGAAAGGATTGATAAGAAACATCCAGATAACTATTATAAACGAAGAATTTTTATGTTTACTTTTTTGTTTTTAATCGTTATTTATACAGCATTATATTTAATATTTTCTCATTTCGAAATTTTCTATTCCGTTCTTGTAGTGATTCCTATTGTTGTATTTTTGGTCTTTAAAAAAGTAAAAAAACGTTTTTATAAAATCTCTGATTCTATGTTGTTGGTAGGTAAAGGTTTATTAGAAACTCACCATACTTATTTAGAAATTTTTAAAGTGCAAAACATTAAAATGAAGCAAACTATTTTTCAGAAAAGGAGTAATGTAGCAGATTTAATTTTACAAACCGCTTCTGGAAAAATTAAAATTCCTTGTATTAATTATATGGATGCAGTAAAAATTTATAATCATACTTTGTATAAAGTAGAAACAACGCATAAAGAATGGATGTAA
- a CDS encoding PH domain-containing protein translates to MTNYFQNDLVSVLPDITKIEFKKIDKSYFKVILINFFLVFGLFLVGLVLLHQLVFSEQFNQYIIYVYLTFMLLFLLIFIFEKLSFTKRKYALREKDISYKQGLVIKKLTTVPFSRIQHVETDEKPFSRIFGLASLSVYTAGDSSDDLVIKGIKKETALQIKEFISTKINE, encoded by the coding sequence ATGACAAATTATTTTCAAAATGATTTAGTGTCAGTATTACCAGATATTACAAAAATTGAATTTAAGAAAATTGATAAAAGTTACTTTAAGGTAATTTTAATCAATTTTTTTTTAGTTTTTGGTTTGTTTTTAGTGGGATTAGTTTTGTTGCATCAACTTGTTTTTTCAGAGCAGTTTAACCAATATATTATTTATGTTTATTTAACTTTTATGCTTCTTTTTTTGTTGATTTTCATTTTCGAAAAATTAAGCTTTACGAAAAGAAAATATGCATTAAGAGAAAAGGATATTTCTTATAAACAGGGTTTAGTTATTAAAAAATTAACAACTGTTCCTTTTTCTAGAATTCAACACGTAGAAACAGACGAAAAACCTTTTTCTAGAATATTTGGTTTAGCTTCGTTAAGTGTGTATACAGCAGGTGATAGTAGTGACGATTTAGTAATAAAAGGCATTAAAAAAGAAACTGCTCTACAAATCAAAGAATTTATAAGTACTAAGATTAATGAATAA
- a CDS encoding (Fe-S)-binding protein, producing MNVPTMADMMAQGKQPEVLFWVGAAGSYDDRAKKISRAFVKILHQANVDFAVLGTEETSTGDAAKRAGNEFLFQMQAMMNIEVLNGYEIKKIVTCDPHSFNTLKNEYPSLGGKYEVYHHTQFIQNLISEGRLNIDNTSLKGKRVTFHDPCYLGRANEVYESPRDLIRRLGVNLTEMKRHKETALCCGAGGAQMFKDAEPGNKEVNVLRTEDALKTNPNIIATGCPYCNTMMTDGIKFKEKEAEVVVKDIAELIAEANNL from the coding sequence ATGAACGTACCAACAATGGCAGATATGATGGCTCAAGGCAAACAACCAGAAGTGTTGTTTTGGGTTGGTGCTGCAGGAAGTTATGATGATAGAGCAAAAAAAATAAGTAGAGCTTTTGTTAAAATATTACATCAAGCTAATGTAGATTTTGCAGTTTTAGGTACCGAAGAAACTTCTACAGGAGATGCAGCAAAAAGAGCAGGAAATGAGTTTTTGTTTCAAATGCAAGCAATGATGAATATAGAGGTTTTAAATGGTTATGAAATTAAAAAAATAGTGACATGCGATCCGCATTCATTTAATACTCTAAAAAATGAATATCCGTCTTTAGGTGGTAAATATGAGGTTTATCATCACACACAATTTATTCAAAATTTAATATCTGAGGGGCGTTTAAATATAGATAATACTTCATTAAAAGGAAAAAGAGTAACGTTTCACGATCCTTGTTATTTAGGTAGAGCTAACGAAGTTTATGAGTCTCCACGAGATTTAATAAGAAGGTTAGGTGTTAATTTAACAGAAATGAAACGTCATAAAGAAACTGCTTTATGCTGTGGTGCAGGAGGTGCACAAATGTTTAAAGATGCTGAGCCAGGTAATAAAGAAGTTAATGTTTTAAGAACAGAAGATGCTTTAAAAACCAATCCTAATATTATAGCTACAGGTTGCCCATATTGTAATACTATGATGACAGATGGAATTAAATTTAAGGAAAAAGAGGCAGAAGTAGTTGTAAAGGATATTGCTGAGTTAATTGCAGAAGCTAATAATTTATAA
- a CDS encoding (Fe-S)-binding protein: MQYLTNIFFIIALIAGIGFFVMNIKKLSRNIKLGKDVNRTDRKSERLKNMMMIALGQSKMVKRPFSGFLHIIVYVGFIIINIEVLEIIIDGIFGTHRIFLGVLGDAFYGFLIGTFEILAALVFVAVVIFWLRRNVSNIKRFLSKEMKGWPKNDGNYILYFEMVLMTLFLVMNATDPTFQQAGIGNPISQFITPLFDGFSADTIHAIERTAWWIHILGILVFLNYLYYSKHLHILLAFPNTYFANLNPKGQFNNLESVTNEVKLMMDPDADPYAMPEEGAEETVPEKFGASDVTDLNWVQLLNAYTCTECGRCTSSCPANLTGKKLSPRKIMMDTRDRLEEVGRNIDTNNGVFVDDNKQLLNDYISPEELWACTSCNACVEECPVNIDPLSIIMDMRRYLVMEQSAAPQELNMMMTNVENNGAPWQYNQQDRLNWANEE; the protein is encoded by the coding sequence ATGCAATATTTAACAAACATATTTTTTATCATCGCCTTAATAGCAGGTATTGGTTTTTTTGTGATGAATATCAAAAAACTATCAAGAAACATAAAATTAGGGAAAGATGTAAACAGAACAGACAGAAAATCTGAACGTTTAAAAAATATGATGATGATTGCGCTTGGACAATCTAAAATGGTAAAAAGACCTTTTTCTGGATTCTTACATATTATTGTTTATGTAGGTTTTATAATTATAAATATCGAGGTTTTAGAAATTATTATTGATGGTATTTTTGGTACACACAGAATTTTTCTTGGTGTTTTAGGCGATGCTTTTTATGGATTTTTAATTGGTACTTTCGAAATTTTAGCTGCTTTAGTTTTTGTAGCTGTAGTTATTTTTTGGTTACGTAGAAATGTATCGAATATTAAGCGTTTTTTAAGTAAAGAAATGAAAGGTTGGCCAAAAAATGATGGAAATTATATCCTTTATTTTGAAATGGTTTTAATGACGTTATTTTTGGTGATGAATGCTACAGATCCAACTTTTCAACAAGCAGGAATCGGAAATCCTATCAGTCAATTTATAACACCTTTGTTTGATGGTTTTTCTGCTGATACAATTCACGCAATAGAAAGAACAGCTTGGTGGATTCATATTTTAGGAATTTTAGTGTTTTTAAATTATCTATATTATTCTAAGCATTTACATATTTTACTTGCTTTTCCAAATACCTATTTTGCAAACTTAAATCCGAAAGGACAATTTAATAATTTAGAGTCAGTTACCAACGAAGTTAAATTAATGATGGATCCTGATGCAGATCCTTATGCAATGCCAGAAGAGGGAGCAGAAGAAACTGTACCAGAAAAATTTGGAGCATCTGATGTTACAGATTTAAATTGGGTACAATTATTAAACGCTTATACTTGTACAGAATGTGGTAGATGTACATCTTCTTGCCCTGCAAACTTAACGGGTAAAAAACTATCTCCTCGTAAAATTATGATGGATACAAGAGATCGTTTAGAAGAAGTGGGTAGAAATATAGATACTAATAATGGTGTTTTTGTTGATGATAACAAGCAATTATTAAACGATTATATTTCTCCAGAAGAACTTTGGGCGTGTACAAGTTGTAATGCTTGTGTAGAAGAATGCCCTGTAAATATAGATCCATTATCGATTATTATGGATATGAGAAGATATTTAGTTATGGAGCAAAGTGCTGCACCACAAGAATTAAATATGATGATGACAAATGTTGAAAATAATGGAGCTCCTTGGCAATACAATCAACAAGACAGATTAAACTGGGCAAACGAAGAGTAA